TCATCCGTGTGACCGGAAAGGCTGATCCGGTTAGGGATCCCGTTGAGCACTGGTGCAATCGCGCGCAGGATATCGCGCATGTACGGCTCAACTTCAGCACTACCGGTCTTAAACATTGGGCGATTCTGACTGTCGATAATCTGTATCCGCAGCCCTTCCTGAACTAAATCAATCTTTAAATGCGGACGCAGCGCTCGCAGTTTGGGATCGGATTCAATCAGTTGATCGAGATCGCCACGAAGTTTGCTCAAGCGGCTCTGTTCCATACGTTTTCTCAGGTCATCAATATTCGGCTGCTTGTTCACCTCACCCTGCTGCTGGGTGTAATCATCCCCGCCGCCTGGAATCGGGCTTTGGCTATTCGAAATACGATTTCCCCCGGTCACCGCGGTGGCCAGCGGTGTACGGAAATATTCGGCAATCTGGATCAATTCTTTAGGGCTGGAAATAGAAATGAGCCACATCACCAGAAAGAAAGCCATCATCGCGGTCAT
This window of the Citrobacter freundii ATCC 8090 = MTCC 1658 = NBRC 12681 genome carries:
- the motB gene encoding flagellar motor protein MotB, translating into MKNQAHPIIVVKRRKHKNHGGGAHGSWKIAYADFMTAMMAFFLVMWLISISSPKELIQIAEYFRTPLATAVTGGNRISNSQSPIPGGGDDYTQQQGEVNKQPNIDDLRKRMEQSRLSKLRGDLDQLIESDPKLRALRPHLKIDLVQEGLRIQIIDSQNRPMFKTGSAEVEPYMRDILRAIAPVLNGIPNRISLSGHTDDYPYANGEKGYSNWELSADRANASRRELVSGGLDDGKVLRVVGMAATMRLSDRGPEDAINRRISLLVLNKQAEEAILHENAESQNEPVSVLQRPAELPPVSVPTSPPANPR